Proteins encoded by one window of Mustela erminea isolate mMusErm1 chromosome 7, mMusErm1.Pri, whole genome shotgun sequence:
- the SALL4 gene encoding sal-like protein 4 isoform X4: MSRRKQAKPQHINSEEDQGEQQPQQPASEFADAAPAAPAAGEPGAPMNPPGSGSEASRDGLTSKRTRREETHICEKCCAEFFSFSEFFEHKKNCTKNPPVLIMNDSEGPVPPDDFSGAGLSPGSKEGPREDGGGGGGSGEAKEKLGAEPVVFLKTETGLPAASQDISYVPKGKVANTNVTLQALRGTKVAVNQRSADAPPAPLPGASSIPWVLEQILCLQQQQLQQIQLTEQIRVQVNMWASHALHSGAAGADALKTLGSHMSQQVSAAVALLSQKAGSQGLSLDALKPAKLPHANVPSAGAGSASPGLAPFALKPDGTRVLPGVMSRLPGALLPQAPGSVLFQSPFSTVALDPSKKGKGKPPNVSPVEVKAKDEAVLCKHKCRSSLPSTFIRAQPTYVKVEVPGAFGGPTTMSPSMTPLLAAQPRRQAKQHGCTRCGKNFSSASALQIHERTHTGEKPFVCNICGRAFTTKGNLKVHYMTHGANNSSARRGRKLAIENTMALLGTDGKRVPEMFPKEILAPSVNVDPVVWNQYTTMLNGGLAMKTNEISVIQSGGIPTLPVSLGASSIVNNTTISKIDGSQSAISAEVEKPGAADGVPKHQFPHFLEENKIAVS; this comes from the exons ATGTCGAGGCGCAAGCAGGCGAAACCCCAGCACATCAACTCCGAGGAGGACCAGGGCGAGCAGCAGCCGCAGCAGCCGGCCTCGGAGTTTGCAGATGCGGCCCCAGCGGCGCCGGCGGCGGGGGAGCCGG GTGCTCCCATGAACCCCCCGGGGAGTGGCAGTGAAGCCAGCAGGGATGGCCTGACCTCGAAGAGGACCCGTCGGGAGGAGACTCACATCTGCGAGAAATGCTGCGCGGAGTTCTTCAGCTTCTCCGAGTTCTTCGAACACAAGAAAAATTGCACTAAGAACCCCCCCGTCCTCATCATGAACGACAGCGAGGGGCCGGTCCCTCCTGACGACTTCTCCGGGGCTGGGCTGAGTCCGGGCAGCaaggaggggcccagggaggatggcgggggcggcggcggctcgGGGGAGGCGAAGGAGAAGCTGGGCGCGGAGCCTGTCGTGTTCCTGAAGACCGAGACCGGCCTGCCGGCCGCATCCCAGGACATAAGCTACGTACCCAAAGGCAAAGTGGCCAACACGAACGTCACTCTGCAGGCGCTGCGGGGCACCAAGGTGGCCGTGAACCAGCGGAGCGCGGACGCGCCGCCCGCCCCCCTGCCCGGCGCCAGCAGCATCCCGTGGGTCCTGGAGCAGATCCTGtgcctccagcagcagcagctgcagcagaTCCAGCTCACGGAGCAGATCCGCGTGCAGGTGAACATGTGGGCGTCGCACGCCCTGCACTCCGGCGCCGCGGGGGCCGACGCCCTCAAGACCTTGGGCAGCCACATGTCCCAGCAGGTGTCGGCGGCCGTGGCGCTGCTCAGCCAGAAAGCCGGAAGCCAGGGCCTGTCCCTGGACGCCTTGAAGCCAGCCAAGCTACCTCACGCAAACGTCCCTTCCGCCGGCGCCGGCTCCGCGTCCCCCGGGCTGGCGCCCTTCGCCCTGAAGCCGGACGGGACGCGGGTGCTGCCGGGCGTCATGTCGCGCCTCCCCGGCGCTTTGCTACCTCAggccccaggctctgtgctcttccAGAGCCCTTTCTCCACGGTGGCCTTAGACCCGTccaagaaagggaaggggaagccaCCGAACGTGTCCCCCGTGGAGGTCAAAGCCAAAGACGAGGCCGTCCTCTGCAAGCACAAGT GTCGTAGCAGTCTGCCATCGACATTTATCCGAGCCCAGCCAACCTATGTCAAAGTTGAAGTCCCTGGCGCCTTTGGTGGACCCACGACCATGTCCCCAAGCATGACGCCTTTGTTAGCGGCCCAGCCACGCCGACAGGCCAAGCAGCACGGCTGCACACGCTGTGGGAAGAACTTCTCCTCGGCGAGCGCCCTGCAGATCCACGAGCGGACTCACACGGGGGAGAAGCCTTTCGTGTGTAACATATGTGGGCGAGCGTTTACCACCAAAGGCAACCTGAAG GTCCATTACATGACCCACGGGGCCAACAACAGCTCGGCGCGCCGTGGGAGGAAGCTGGCCATCGAGAACACCATGGCTCTGTTAGGAACTGATGGGAAGAGAGTCCCTGAGATGTTTCCCAAAGAAATCCTGGCGCCTTCGGTGAACGTGGACCCCGTCGTGTGGAACCAGTACACCACCATGCTCAATGGAGGTCTGGCCATGAAGACCAATGAAATCTCTGTGATCCAGAGCGGAGGGATTCCTACCCTCCCAGTTTCCCTGGGGGCCAGCTCCATTGTGAACAACACCACGATCTCCAAGATAGATGGCTCCCAGTCAGCCATCAGTGCTGAAGTGGAAAAGCCAGGTGCTGCTGATGGCGTCCCCAAACACCAGTTCCCTCACTTCCTCGAAGAAAATAAGATCGCAGTCAGCTAA
- the SALL4 gene encoding sal-like protein 4 isoform X1, with protein sequence MSRRKQAKPQHINSEEDQGEQQPQQPASEFADAAPAAPAAGEPGAPMNPPGSGSEASRDGLTSKRTRREETHICEKCCAEFFSFSEFFEHKKNCTKNPPVLIMNDSEGPVPPDDFSGAGLSPGSKEGPREDGGGGGGSGEAKEKLGAEPVVFLKTETGLPAASQDISYVPKGKVANTNVTLQALRGTKVAVNQRSADAPPAPLPGASSIPWVLEQILCLQQQQLQQIQLTEQIRVQVNMWASHALHSGAAGADALKTLGSHMSQQVSAAVALLSQKAGSQGLSLDALKPAKLPHANVPSAGAGSASPGLAPFALKPDGTRVLPGVMSRLPGALLPQAPGSVLFQSPFSTVALDPSKKGKGKPPNVSPVEVKAKDEAVLCKHKCKYCSKVFGTDSSLQIHLRSHTGERPFVCSVCGHRFTTKGNLKVHFHRHPQVKANPQLFAEFHDKMAAGNGIPYALSVPVPVEEASLSLDSKPVLVTGTPNLGLPQNLSSGTNPKDLMGGPLPHDLQPGPSPDSEDGSLLPGVGPHHSSPRVGGFQGSGTPEPGSETLKLQQLVENIDKATTDPNECLICHRVLSCQSSLKMHYRTHTGERPFQCKICGRAFSTKGNLKTHLGVHRTSASVKTQHSCPICQKKFTNAVLLQQHIRMHMGGQIPNTPLPESPCDFTGPEPMMVSENGGAGAVCQDDVLESIDVDEVGPQDAPGSSLKVPVPLPSVHSASPTLGFAVTASLDAPGKVGPAPLVLQRQSSRENGSVESDGLTNDSSSSVMGDQEYQSRSPDVLEMASFQALSPANSQAESLKSRSPDAGGKADGSENSRTEMEGRSSLPSTFIRAQPTYVKVEVPGAFGGPTTMSPSMTPLLAAQPRRQAKQHGCTRCGKNFSSASALQIHERTHTGEKPFVCNICGRAFTTKGNLKVHYMTHGANNSSARRGRKLAIENTMALLGTDGKRVPEMFPKEILAPSVNVDPVVWNQYTTMLNGGLAMKTNEISVIQSGGIPTLPVSLGASSIVNNTTISKIDGSQSAISAEVEKPGAADGVPKHQFPHFLEENKIAVS encoded by the exons ATGTCGAGGCGCAAGCAGGCGAAACCCCAGCACATCAACTCCGAGGAGGACCAGGGCGAGCAGCAGCCGCAGCAGCCGGCCTCGGAGTTTGCAGATGCGGCCCCAGCGGCGCCGGCGGCGGGGGAGCCGG GTGCTCCCATGAACCCCCCGGGGAGTGGCAGTGAAGCCAGCAGGGATGGCCTGACCTCGAAGAGGACCCGTCGGGAGGAGACTCACATCTGCGAGAAATGCTGCGCGGAGTTCTTCAGCTTCTCCGAGTTCTTCGAACACAAGAAAAATTGCACTAAGAACCCCCCCGTCCTCATCATGAACGACAGCGAGGGGCCGGTCCCTCCTGACGACTTCTCCGGGGCTGGGCTGAGTCCGGGCAGCaaggaggggcccagggaggatggcgggggcggcggcggctcgGGGGAGGCGAAGGAGAAGCTGGGCGCGGAGCCTGTCGTGTTCCTGAAGACCGAGACCGGCCTGCCGGCCGCATCCCAGGACATAAGCTACGTACCCAAAGGCAAAGTGGCCAACACGAACGTCACTCTGCAGGCGCTGCGGGGCACCAAGGTGGCCGTGAACCAGCGGAGCGCGGACGCGCCGCCCGCCCCCCTGCCCGGCGCCAGCAGCATCCCGTGGGTCCTGGAGCAGATCCTGtgcctccagcagcagcagctgcagcagaTCCAGCTCACGGAGCAGATCCGCGTGCAGGTGAACATGTGGGCGTCGCACGCCCTGCACTCCGGCGCCGCGGGGGCCGACGCCCTCAAGACCTTGGGCAGCCACATGTCCCAGCAGGTGTCGGCGGCCGTGGCGCTGCTCAGCCAGAAAGCCGGAAGCCAGGGCCTGTCCCTGGACGCCTTGAAGCCAGCCAAGCTACCTCACGCAAACGTCCCTTCCGCCGGCGCCGGCTCCGCGTCCCCCGGGCTGGCGCCCTTCGCCCTGAAGCCGGACGGGACGCGGGTGCTGCCGGGCGTCATGTCGCGCCTCCCCGGCGCTTTGCTACCTCAggccccaggctctgtgctcttccAGAGCCCTTTCTCCACGGTGGCCTTAGACCCGTccaagaaagggaaggggaagccaCCGAACGTGTCCCCCGTGGAGGTCAAAGCCAAAGACGAGGCCGTCCTCTGCAAGCACAAGTGTAAGTACTGTAGCAAGGTTTTTGGGACTGATAGCTCCTTGCAGATCCACCTCCGCTCCCATACTGGAGAGAGACCCTTCGTGTGCTCGGTCTGTGGCCACCGGTTCACCACCAAGGGCAACCTCAAGGTGCACTTTCATCGACATCCCCAGGTGAAGGCGAACCCCCAGCTCTTTGCTGAGTTCCACGACAAAATGGCGGCGGGCAATGGCATTCCCTATGCACTCTCTGTACCTGTCCCCGTAGAGGAGGCGAGTCTCTCTTTAGACAGCAAACCTGTCCTTGTAACAGGGACCCCCAACCTAGGGCTACCTCAGAATCTCTCATCAGGGACTAACCCCAAGGACCTCATGGGCGGCCCTCTGCCCCACGACCTGCAGCCCGGGCCTTCTCCAGACAGTGAGGATGgatccctgctccctggggtggGGCCACACCACAGTTCCCCGAGGGTTGGTGGCTTCCAAGGGAGCGGGACACCCGAGCCGGGGTCCGAGACCCTGAAATTGCAGCAGCTGGTGGAGAACATCGACAAGGCCACCACCGACCCCAACGAGTGTCTCATCTGCCACCGGGTCTTGAGCTGCCAGAGCTCCCTCAAGATGCATTACCGCACGCACACCGGGGAGAGGCCGTTCCAGTGTAAGATCTGCGGTCGGGCCTTCTCCACCAAGGGCAACCTGAAGACGCACCTCGGGGTCCACCGAACCAGCGCGTCCGTGAAGACGCAGCACTCGTGCCCCATCTGCCAGAAGAAGTTCACCAACGCGGTCCTGCTGCAGCAGCACATCCGGATGCACATGGGCGGCCAGATTCCTAACACGCCCCTGCCCGAGAGCCCCTGTGACTTCACGGGGCCCGAGCCCATGATGGTCAGTGAAAACGGTGGTGCGGGTGCCGTCTGTCAGGACGACGTTCTCGAAAGCATCGATGTGGATGAGGTCGGCCCCCAGGATGCCCCCGGGAGCTCCTTGAAGGTCCCCGTCCCTCTTCCCAGCGTCCACTCGGCGTCCCCCACGCTCGGGTTTGCCGTGACGGCTTCCCTCGATGCCCCGGGGAAGGTGGGTCCTGCTCCTCTTGTCCTGCAgcggcagagcagcagagagaacgGCTCGGTGGAGAGTGATGGCCTGACCAACGACTCGTCGTCCTCCGTGATGGGAGACCAGGAGTACCAGAGCCGAAGTCCAGATGTCCTGGAGATGGCGTCCTTCCAGGCGCTGTCCCCAGCCAATAGCCAGGCAGAAAGCCTCAAGTCCAGATCTCCTGATGCTGGTGGCAAGGCAGACGGCTCCGAGAACAGCCGCACTGAGATGGAAG GTCGTAGCAGTCTGCCATCGACATTTATCCGAGCCCAGCCAACCTATGTCAAAGTTGAAGTCCCTGGCGCCTTTGGTGGACCCACGACCATGTCCCCAAGCATGACGCCTTTGTTAGCGGCCCAGCCACGCCGACAGGCCAAGCAGCACGGCTGCACACGCTGTGGGAAGAACTTCTCCTCGGCGAGCGCCCTGCAGATCCACGAGCGGACTCACACGGGGGAGAAGCCTTTCGTGTGTAACATATGTGGGCGAGCGTTTACCACCAAAGGCAACCTGAAG GTCCATTACATGACCCACGGGGCCAACAACAGCTCGGCGCGCCGTGGGAGGAAGCTGGCCATCGAGAACACCATGGCTCTGTTAGGAACTGATGGGAAGAGAGTCCCTGAGATGTTTCCCAAAGAAATCCTGGCGCCTTCGGTGAACGTGGACCCCGTCGTGTGGAACCAGTACACCACCATGCTCAATGGAGGTCTGGCCATGAAGACCAATGAAATCTCTGTGATCCAGAGCGGAGGGATTCCTACCCTCCCAGTTTCCCTGGGGGCCAGCTCCATTGTGAACAACACCACGATCTCCAAGATAGATGGCTCCCAGTCAGCCATCAGTGCTGAAGTGGAAAAGCCAGGTGCTGCTGATGGCGTCCCCAAACACCAGTTCCCTCACTTCCTCGAAGAAAATAAGATCGCAGTCAGCTAA
- the SALL4 gene encoding sal-like protein 4 isoform X2 yields the protein MGVCTAVPDTPSRNSGAPMNPPGSGSEASRDGLTSKRTRREETHICEKCCAEFFSFSEFFEHKKNCTKNPPVLIMNDSEGPVPPDDFSGAGLSPGSKEGPREDGGGGGGSGEAKEKLGAEPVVFLKTETGLPAASQDISYVPKGKVANTNVTLQALRGTKVAVNQRSADAPPAPLPGASSIPWVLEQILCLQQQQLQQIQLTEQIRVQVNMWASHALHSGAAGADALKTLGSHMSQQVSAAVALLSQKAGSQGLSLDALKPAKLPHANVPSAGAGSASPGLAPFALKPDGTRVLPGVMSRLPGALLPQAPGSVLFQSPFSTVALDPSKKGKGKPPNVSPVEVKAKDEAVLCKHKCKYCSKVFGTDSSLQIHLRSHTGERPFVCSVCGHRFTTKGNLKVHFHRHPQVKANPQLFAEFHDKMAAGNGIPYALSVPVPVEEASLSLDSKPVLVTGTPNLGLPQNLSSGTNPKDLMGGPLPHDLQPGPSPDSEDGSLLPGVGPHHSSPRVGGFQGSGTPEPGSETLKLQQLVENIDKATTDPNECLICHRVLSCQSSLKMHYRTHTGERPFQCKICGRAFSTKGNLKTHLGVHRTSASVKTQHSCPICQKKFTNAVLLQQHIRMHMGGQIPNTPLPESPCDFTGPEPMMVSENGGAGAVCQDDVLESIDVDEVGPQDAPGSSLKVPVPLPSVHSASPTLGFAVTASLDAPGKVGPAPLVLQRQSSRENGSVESDGLTNDSSSSVMGDQEYQSRSPDVLEMASFQALSPANSQAESLKSRSPDAGGKADGSENSRTEMEGRSSLPSTFIRAQPTYVKVEVPGAFGGPTTMSPSMTPLLAAQPRRQAKQHGCTRCGKNFSSASALQIHERTHTGEKPFVCNICGRAFTTKGNLKVHYMTHGANNSSARRGRKLAIENTMALLGTDGKRVPEMFPKEILAPSVNVDPVVWNQYTTMLNGGLAMKTNEISVIQSGGIPTLPVSLGASSIVNNTTISKIDGSQSAISAEVEKPGAADGVPKHQFPHFLEENKIAVS from the exons ATGGGGGTGTGCACTGCTGTCCCAGACACTCCAAGCCGTAACTCCG GTGCTCCCATGAACCCCCCGGGGAGTGGCAGTGAAGCCAGCAGGGATGGCCTGACCTCGAAGAGGACCCGTCGGGAGGAGACTCACATCTGCGAGAAATGCTGCGCGGAGTTCTTCAGCTTCTCCGAGTTCTTCGAACACAAGAAAAATTGCACTAAGAACCCCCCCGTCCTCATCATGAACGACAGCGAGGGGCCGGTCCCTCCTGACGACTTCTCCGGGGCTGGGCTGAGTCCGGGCAGCaaggaggggcccagggaggatggcgggggcggcggcggctcgGGGGAGGCGAAGGAGAAGCTGGGCGCGGAGCCTGTCGTGTTCCTGAAGACCGAGACCGGCCTGCCGGCCGCATCCCAGGACATAAGCTACGTACCCAAAGGCAAAGTGGCCAACACGAACGTCACTCTGCAGGCGCTGCGGGGCACCAAGGTGGCCGTGAACCAGCGGAGCGCGGACGCGCCGCCCGCCCCCCTGCCCGGCGCCAGCAGCATCCCGTGGGTCCTGGAGCAGATCCTGtgcctccagcagcagcagctgcagcagaTCCAGCTCACGGAGCAGATCCGCGTGCAGGTGAACATGTGGGCGTCGCACGCCCTGCACTCCGGCGCCGCGGGGGCCGACGCCCTCAAGACCTTGGGCAGCCACATGTCCCAGCAGGTGTCGGCGGCCGTGGCGCTGCTCAGCCAGAAAGCCGGAAGCCAGGGCCTGTCCCTGGACGCCTTGAAGCCAGCCAAGCTACCTCACGCAAACGTCCCTTCCGCCGGCGCCGGCTCCGCGTCCCCCGGGCTGGCGCCCTTCGCCCTGAAGCCGGACGGGACGCGGGTGCTGCCGGGCGTCATGTCGCGCCTCCCCGGCGCTTTGCTACCTCAggccccaggctctgtgctcttccAGAGCCCTTTCTCCACGGTGGCCTTAGACCCGTccaagaaagggaaggggaagccaCCGAACGTGTCCCCCGTGGAGGTCAAAGCCAAAGACGAGGCCGTCCTCTGCAAGCACAAGTGTAAGTACTGTAGCAAGGTTTTTGGGACTGATAGCTCCTTGCAGATCCACCTCCGCTCCCATACTGGAGAGAGACCCTTCGTGTGCTCGGTCTGTGGCCACCGGTTCACCACCAAGGGCAACCTCAAGGTGCACTTTCATCGACATCCCCAGGTGAAGGCGAACCCCCAGCTCTTTGCTGAGTTCCACGACAAAATGGCGGCGGGCAATGGCATTCCCTATGCACTCTCTGTACCTGTCCCCGTAGAGGAGGCGAGTCTCTCTTTAGACAGCAAACCTGTCCTTGTAACAGGGACCCCCAACCTAGGGCTACCTCAGAATCTCTCATCAGGGACTAACCCCAAGGACCTCATGGGCGGCCCTCTGCCCCACGACCTGCAGCCCGGGCCTTCTCCAGACAGTGAGGATGgatccctgctccctggggtggGGCCACACCACAGTTCCCCGAGGGTTGGTGGCTTCCAAGGGAGCGGGACACCCGAGCCGGGGTCCGAGACCCTGAAATTGCAGCAGCTGGTGGAGAACATCGACAAGGCCACCACCGACCCCAACGAGTGTCTCATCTGCCACCGGGTCTTGAGCTGCCAGAGCTCCCTCAAGATGCATTACCGCACGCACACCGGGGAGAGGCCGTTCCAGTGTAAGATCTGCGGTCGGGCCTTCTCCACCAAGGGCAACCTGAAGACGCACCTCGGGGTCCACCGAACCAGCGCGTCCGTGAAGACGCAGCACTCGTGCCCCATCTGCCAGAAGAAGTTCACCAACGCGGTCCTGCTGCAGCAGCACATCCGGATGCACATGGGCGGCCAGATTCCTAACACGCCCCTGCCCGAGAGCCCCTGTGACTTCACGGGGCCCGAGCCCATGATGGTCAGTGAAAACGGTGGTGCGGGTGCCGTCTGTCAGGACGACGTTCTCGAAAGCATCGATGTGGATGAGGTCGGCCCCCAGGATGCCCCCGGGAGCTCCTTGAAGGTCCCCGTCCCTCTTCCCAGCGTCCACTCGGCGTCCCCCACGCTCGGGTTTGCCGTGACGGCTTCCCTCGATGCCCCGGGGAAGGTGGGTCCTGCTCCTCTTGTCCTGCAgcggcagagcagcagagagaacgGCTCGGTGGAGAGTGATGGCCTGACCAACGACTCGTCGTCCTCCGTGATGGGAGACCAGGAGTACCAGAGCCGAAGTCCAGATGTCCTGGAGATGGCGTCCTTCCAGGCGCTGTCCCCAGCCAATAGCCAGGCAGAAAGCCTCAAGTCCAGATCTCCTGATGCTGGTGGCAAGGCAGACGGCTCCGAGAACAGCCGCACTGAGATGGAAG GTCGTAGCAGTCTGCCATCGACATTTATCCGAGCCCAGCCAACCTATGTCAAAGTTGAAGTCCCTGGCGCCTTTGGTGGACCCACGACCATGTCCCCAAGCATGACGCCTTTGTTAGCGGCCCAGCCACGCCGACAGGCCAAGCAGCACGGCTGCACACGCTGTGGGAAGAACTTCTCCTCGGCGAGCGCCCTGCAGATCCACGAGCGGACTCACACGGGGGAGAAGCCTTTCGTGTGTAACATATGTGGGCGAGCGTTTACCACCAAAGGCAACCTGAAG GTCCATTACATGACCCACGGGGCCAACAACAGCTCGGCGCGCCGTGGGAGGAAGCTGGCCATCGAGAACACCATGGCTCTGTTAGGAACTGATGGGAAGAGAGTCCCTGAGATGTTTCCCAAAGAAATCCTGGCGCCTTCGGTGAACGTGGACCCCGTCGTGTGGAACCAGTACACCACCATGCTCAATGGAGGTCTGGCCATGAAGACCAATGAAATCTCTGTGATCCAGAGCGGAGGGATTCCTACCCTCCCAGTTTCCCTGGGGGCCAGCTCCATTGTGAACAACACCACGATCTCCAAGATAGATGGCTCCCAGTCAGCCATCAGTGCTGAAGTGGAAAAGCCAGGTGCTGCTGATGGCGTCCCCAAACACCAGTTCCCTCACTTCCTCGAAGAAAATAAGATCGCAGTCAGCTAA
- the SALL4 gene encoding sal-like protein 4 isoform X3 codes for MNPPGSGSEASRDGLTSKRTRREETHICEKCCAEFFSFSEFFEHKKNCTKNPPVLIMNDSEGPVPPDDFSGAGLSPGSKEGPREDGGGGGGSGEAKEKLGAEPVVFLKTETGLPAASQDISYVPKGKVANTNVTLQALRGTKVAVNQRSADAPPAPLPGASSIPWVLEQILCLQQQQLQQIQLTEQIRVQVNMWASHALHSGAAGADALKTLGSHMSQQVSAAVALLSQKAGSQGLSLDALKPAKLPHANVPSAGAGSASPGLAPFALKPDGTRVLPGVMSRLPGALLPQAPGSVLFQSPFSTVALDPSKKGKGKPPNVSPVEVKAKDEAVLCKHKCKYCSKVFGTDSSLQIHLRSHTGERPFVCSVCGHRFTTKGNLKVHFHRHPQVKANPQLFAEFHDKMAAGNGIPYALSVPVPVEEASLSLDSKPVLVTGTPNLGLPQNLSSGTNPKDLMGGPLPHDLQPGPSPDSEDGSLLPGVGPHHSSPRVGGFQGSGTPEPGSETLKLQQLVENIDKATTDPNECLICHRVLSCQSSLKMHYRTHTGERPFQCKICGRAFSTKGNLKTHLGVHRTSASVKTQHSCPICQKKFTNAVLLQQHIRMHMGGQIPNTPLPESPCDFTGPEPMMVSENGGAGAVCQDDVLESIDVDEVGPQDAPGSSLKVPVPLPSVHSASPTLGFAVTASLDAPGKVGPAPLVLQRQSSRENGSVESDGLTNDSSSSVMGDQEYQSRSPDVLEMASFQALSPANSQAESLKSRSPDAGGKADGSENSRTEMEGRSSLPSTFIRAQPTYVKVEVPGAFGGPTTMSPSMTPLLAAQPRRQAKQHGCTRCGKNFSSASALQIHERTHTGEKPFVCNICGRAFTTKGNLKVHYMTHGANNSSARRGRKLAIENTMALLGTDGKRVPEMFPKEILAPSVNVDPVVWNQYTTMLNGGLAMKTNEISVIQSGGIPTLPVSLGASSIVNNTTISKIDGSQSAISAEVEKPGAADGVPKHQFPHFLEENKIAVS; via the exons ATGAACCCCCCGGGGAGTGGCAGTGAAGCCAGCAGGGATGGCCTGACCTCGAAGAGGACCCGTCGGGAGGAGACTCACATCTGCGAGAAATGCTGCGCGGAGTTCTTCAGCTTCTCCGAGTTCTTCGAACACAAGAAAAATTGCACTAAGAACCCCCCCGTCCTCATCATGAACGACAGCGAGGGGCCGGTCCCTCCTGACGACTTCTCCGGGGCTGGGCTGAGTCCGGGCAGCaaggaggggcccagggaggatggcgggggcggcggcggctcgGGGGAGGCGAAGGAGAAGCTGGGCGCGGAGCCTGTCGTGTTCCTGAAGACCGAGACCGGCCTGCCGGCCGCATCCCAGGACATAAGCTACGTACCCAAAGGCAAAGTGGCCAACACGAACGTCACTCTGCAGGCGCTGCGGGGCACCAAGGTGGCCGTGAACCAGCGGAGCGCGGACGCGCCGCCCGCCCCCCTGCCCGGCGCCAGCAGCATCCCGTGGGTCCTGGAGCAGATCCTGtgcctccagcagcagcagctgcagcagaTCCAGCTCACGGAGCAGATCCGCGTGCAGGTGAACATGTGGGCGTCGCACGCCCTGCACTCCGGCGCCGCGGGGGCCGACGCCCTCAAGACCTTGGGCAGCCACATGTCCCAGCAGGTGTCGGCGGCCGTGGCGCTGCTCAGCCAGAAAGCCGGAAGCCAGGGCCTGTCCCTGGACGCCTTGAAGCCAGCCAAGCTACCTCACGCAAACGTCCCTTCCGCCGGCGCCGGCTCCGCGTCCCCCGGGCTGGCGCCCTTCGCCCTGAAGCCGGACGGGACGCGGGTGCTGCCGGGCGTCATGTCGCGCCTCCCCGGCGCTTTGCTACCTCAggccccaggctctgtgctcttccAGAGCCCTTTCTCCACGGTGGCCTTAGACCCGTccaagaaagggaaggggaagccaCCGAACGTGTCCCCCGTGGAGGTCAAAGCCAAAGACGAGGCCGTCCTCTGCAAGCACAAGTGTAAGTACTGTAGCAAGGTTTTTGGGACTGATAGCTCCTTGCAGATCCACCTCCGCTCCCATACTGGAGAGAGACCCTTCGTGTGCTCGGTCTGTGGCCACCGGTTCACCACCAAGGGCAACCTCAAGGTGCACTTTCATCGACATCCCCAGGTGAAGGCGAACCCCCAGCTCTTTGCTGAGTTCCACGACAAAATGGCGGCGGGCAATGGCATTCCCTATGCACTCTCTGTACCTGTCCCCGTAGAGGAGGCGAGTCTCTCTTTAGACAGCAAACCTGTCCTTGTAACAGGGACCCCCAACCTAGGGCTACCTCAGAATCTCTCATCAGGGACTAACCCCAAGGACCTCATGGGCGGCCCTCTGCCCCACGACCTGCAGCCCGGGCCTTCTCCAGACAGTGAGGATGgatccctgctccctggggtggGGCCACACCACAGTTCCCCGAGGGTTGGTGGCTTCCAAGGGAGCGGGACACCCGAGCCGGGGTCCGAGACCCTGAAATTGCAGCAGCTGGTGGAGAACATCGACAAGGCCACCACCGACCCCAACGAGTGTCTCATCTGCCACCGGGTCTTGAGCTGCCAGAGCTCCCTCAAGATGCATTACCGCACGCACACCGGGGAGAGGCCGTTCCAGTGTAAGATCTGCGGTCGGGCCTTCTCCACCAAGGGCAACCTGAAGACGCACCTCGGGGTCCACCGAACCAGCGCGTCCGTGAAGACGCAGCACTCGTGCCCCATCTGCCAGAAGAAGTTCACCAACGCGGTCCTGCTGCAGCAGCACATCCGGATGCACATGGGCGGCCAGATTCCTAACACGCCCCTGCCCGAGAGCCCCTGTGACTTCACGGGGCCCGAGCCCATGATGGTCAGTGAAAACGGTGGTGCGGGTGCCGTCTGTCAGGACGACGTTCTCGAAAGCATCGATGTGGATGAGGTCGGCCCCCAGGATGCCCCCGGGAGCTCCTTGAAGGTCCCCGTCCCTCTTCCCAGCGTCCACTCGGCGTCCCCCACGCTCGGGTTTGCCGTGACGGCTTCCCTCGATGCCCCGGGGAAGGTGGGTCCTGCTCCTCTTGTCCTGCAgcggcagagcagcagagagaacgGCTCGGTGGAGAGTGATGGCCTGACCAACGACTCGTCGTCCTCCGTGATGGGAGACCAGGAGTACCAGAGCCGAAGTCCAGATGTCCTGGAGATGGCGTCCTTCCAGGCGCTGTCCCCAGCCAATAGCCAGGCAGAAAGCCTCAAGTCCAGATCTCCTGATGCTGGTGGCAAGGCAGACGGCTCCGAGAACAGCCGCACTGAGATGGAAG GTCGTAGCAGTCTGCCATCGACATTTATCCGAGCCCAGCCAACCTATGTCAAAGTTGAAGTCCCTGGCGCCTTTGGTGGACCCACGACCATGTCCCCAAGCATGACGCCTTTGTTAGCGGCCCAGCCACGCCGACAGGCCAAGCAGCACGGCTGCACACGCTGTGGGAAGAACTTCTCCTCGGCGAGCGCCCTGCAGATCCACGAGCGGACTCACACGGGGGAGAAGCCTTTCGTGTGTAACATATGTGGGCGAGCGTTTACCACCAAAGGCAACCTGAAG GTCCATTACATGACCCACGGGGCCAACAACAGCTCGGCGCGCCGTGGGAGGAAGCTGGCCATCGAGAACACCATGGCTCTGTTAGGAACTGATGGGAAGAGAGTCCCTGAGATGTTTCCCAAAGAAATCCTGGCGCCTTCGGTGAACGTGGACCCCGTCGTGTGGAACCAGTACACCACCATGCTCAATGGAGGTCTGGCCATGAAGACCAATGAAATCTCTGTGATCCAGAGCGGAGGGATTCCTACCCTCCCAGTTTCCCTGGGGGCCAGCTCCATTGTGAACAACACCACGATCTCCAAGATAGATGGCTCCCAGTCAGCCATCAGTGCTGAAGTGGAAAAGCCAGGTGCTGCTGATGGCGTCCCCAAACACCAGTTCCCTCACTTCCTCGAAGAAAATAAGATCGCAGTCAGCTAA